In Bifidobacterium adolescentis ATCC 15703, the sequence TGGCGCATCACCGCACCGGCGAGACGGGCCAGGGAGCGAATCGTCTTCGACGTGCCCACGGCATGCATCGGATGCTTCGACTTGGGGAACGCCTTGACCATTGGCTCGAGGATCTTGCGGATGTTCTTGCGGGCAGCTTCCAGATTGTCATCATCCGCGACGCCGCTTTCCGGCAGGAACTCGCGCGTCACGCGGCCTGCGCCGGCAGGAACGGACAGTGCGACTGTCGGATCCTCGTCGGAGCCCATGGCCACTTCGAGCGAGCCGCCGCCGATGTCGATGACGAGCAAACGGCCGGCATCCCAGCCATACCAACGGCGGGCGGCCAGGAAGGTGAGTCGGGCCTCATCCACGCCGGACAGCACGGTGACCGGCTGGCCGATGGCCTCTTCGATCTTGCGTAGGATCTTGCCTCCGTTCGGCGCTTCGCGTAGTGCGGAAGTGGCCAGGACCAGCAGCTGGGTGATTTCGTATTCTTCGGCGAGTTTCATCGCCTTTTCAACCGCGCTGAGCAAGGCTTCGATGCCTGCTTTTTTGATGCTGCCGTCATCTTTGAGATACTGCATCAGGCGAATGGTGCTTTTGGTGCTGGCCTCGGGCTCGGGGCGCGCGCCCGGAGCCGCGTCGACGATGAGCATGTGGACGGTGTTCGAACCGATGTCAAGCACGCCAAGTCGGGTGGCGTGCGAATGCAATGTAACCATGGTTCACAGCTTAATAACTTAAGCGATTAACCTATTGCACGACATGCCTTGATAACCTTTGCAAATATGCCCACCCTCGGAAAGGAGGGTGGGCACCCAATAATCACAGTGCGGGAAACGATTGCATCGGCGTGAAAAATCGCGCTTCAGGCATATGTTTCAGCCGAATATCTCAACCACGCACCTCAGCCACGCACTTTGGCTACGAAATCACCGAGTCGCTTCAATCCTTCGCGCAGGGCTTCGCGGGAAGCCGCGTACGACAGGCGCACGTGCGTATCCGCGGTGGCCTCGCCGAAATCGCGGCCAGGCGTCAACGCGATATGCGCTTCCTTCAGCGCACGTTCGCAGAACGTCCACGCGTCGAGACCGGTGCCGGAAATGTTGAAATACGCATAGAACGCGCCATTCGGCTCAACCTCCAGCGGCAGACCGATCTCGGCCAGACCGTCCACCACAATGCGGCGGCGCTCCAGCAGTTCCTGACGGCGTTCCTCGCACACGGCCAGCGTTTCCGGCGTGAAGCAGGCGAGCGCCGCATGCTGGGTCGGCGTGTGCGCGCACAGGAAGAAGTTGGTGGCGAGGTCGTCCATGGCTTCGAGCGCGTATTCGGGCACGACCATCCAGCCGAGCCTCCAGCCGGTCATGCCGAAGAACTTGGAGAAGCTGGAGCAGACGATGGCGTCCGGATCGCAGGCCAGCACGGATTTCACGTCGGATCCGTCCGGTTCGCGGTCGGCCAGGTCGAGGTAGGTCTCGTCGACGATGCGCCATGCGCCACGCTCACGGGCTAGGTCGCACACGGCTTTCAGGGTGTCGAAGGCGATGGTGGTGCCGGTCGGGTTGGACGGCGAAGTGATCATGACGGCCTTGGTGCGGTCCGTCCAGTATTCTTTGCACAGTTCCGGCGTCAGGTGGAATCGGGTGGCGGCGGACGCCGGCACGTCCACGACTTTGCCGCCGAACGCGCGTACCAGCTCGCGGTTGCACGGGTAGGACGGGTCTGCGATGAGCACTTCGTCGTCATCGTTGACCGTCAGCGCGGCGGACAGCAGCAGTGCCGTCGAACCGCCTGCGGTAATCGCGATGCGTTTCGGGTCGACGTCGACGTGGTGACGTTCCTTATAGAAATCGGAAATCGCCTGGCGCAGTTCCGGCAGGCCCATCGCCGCGGTGTACGGCAGCGGACGGCCGTCATACTGTTCGCGCATGGCGTCACGCACGGCCGGCGGCGCGCCGAAGTCCGGCTCGCCGAGGCTCAGCTTGACCACATCGGTGCCGTTGGCGATCATCTCATCGGCCATGGCTCCGAACACCATGGCGCGGAACGGATTGGCAATCTGCGCGCGCTTCGACAACTGCGGCTGCACGCCATTCTCAACATTTTCCATATTCCTGTTTTTACCACGTTTCGTACAACGCCGCCTGCCGACTGTCATTCCCCGGAATCGTCCGCCTTTCCGGAATCGTCCACGATTTCGCGGTAAAGCCGTTCCAACCGTTCGTCGCGCACCTTCTTACCGAGCTCGCATTCCCACACCACGATGACTTTCCAGCCGTCCGCTTCGAGTTCGGCGCGCTGCCTCGCGTCTCGTTCGTGATTGCGCAGCAGTTTCGCGGTCCAGAATTCGACGTTCGATTTGGGCACGCGTGTGGCTTTCGGACAGCCTTCGTGCATGTGCCAGAAGCAGCCGTTGACGAATATGATCGTACGGTATTTCGGTAGTACCACGTCCGGGTGGCCTGGGTATCGCTTGTCGTTTTTGCGGAATCGCAAGCCTTTGGCAAACAGAAAGCTACGTACCATCCGTTCGATGGATGTGTCTTTGCCGCGGATGTGGGACATGGTGTAGCTGCGCGTGCCCCGCTCGTATTTTTCGGGTTTGCCGGTTTTTCTAGGTTTGCCGGTTTTCTTGGGTTTGCCGGTTTTTCCGGGTTTGGCTGTCTGCCTGCGATGCTCTGCCGTCACGGCTTCCCATTATGGCAAAAGGGCCGATCAATCGTTTTCGCATAACGCGTGCCGCCGTCGCATGTGGCGTACGCTGGTCATTGCAACGTAGCAAACAGGCAGTTCAAAACAAGGAGATTTCATGGCACAGATCAATGTGGCGATTCTCGGCGCGGGCCGTATCGCGCAGAGCATGGCCGAAACGTTGGTGAAAATGGCGGCGGATGACCGGTACCGTGATCTGGTCGCACCGTACGCGGTGGCGGCCCGCGACGGCGAGCGCGCAGCGGCGTTCGCGGCGAAATACGGTTTTCCGGTGTCGTACGGATCGTATGAGGAGCTTGTCGCCGATCCGAACGTGAATCTTGTGTATATCGCCACTCCGCATAACTTCCATGCCGAGCAGGCGATTTTGTGCATGCGCGCCGGCAAGGGCGTGCTGGTGGAGAAGGCGTTCGGCGCGAACACGCAGCAGGCGCGTGAGATATTGGACGTTTCGGATGAGACCGGCATGCTGTGCACGGAGGCGATTTGGACGCGGTATATGCCGTCGCGTGGCATGATCGACGATATCATCGCGTCCGGCGTGATCGGCGAGGTGCAGGCGATCGACGCGAATCTGTGCTATCCGACCACGGCGAAGGCGCGTATCACCGATCCTGCGCTGGCTGGCGGCGCGCTGCTGGACGTCGGCGTGTATCCAATCAATTTCATCGACATGATCATGCATAATGCGCCGATCGCACGTGTTGAATCGTCGATGCAACCGTATGAAACCGGCGTGGACGCGCACAATTCGATGACGTTCTATTACCAGAATGGTGTGATGGCCACCGCGCAAAGCTCGATTCTGTGCCATTCGGACCGTATGGGCGCGGTGTGGGGCACGGAGGGGTATCTCACGTGCCAGAACATCAACAATGTCGAGGCGATTGACATGTTCGACGGCTCGCATGCCGTCACCGCGCATTATGACGTTCCCGAACAGTTGACCGGCTACGAGTATGAGGTGGCATCGACCGCACAGGCCATGCTGGACGGGCGTACCGAATGCGATGAGATGCCGCATTCCGACACGTTGCGCATCATGGAATGCATGGATTCGCTGCGTGCGGATTGGGGTCTTAAGTACCCGTTCGAAGCGTAGCGATGCGATCGATGACGTGGGCGTGACGCGCTCCGCCCACGTTATAATTGCCCCTTGCGGCGGTTTGGAAACGCATGGAAGGAGCGTCATGGAATTGCTGAGGATGCTGAAGTACGTGCTGGGCACGGAAGATGAGACGCAGCAGCCCCGGCAAACGCAATCCTCTGCCAAGAATGCCAACAACGCCAAACCTGCGCGGACCGGACAGACCAAGCAGACGGGACAGGTTGCGCGACGAGTCACGCAACCGCAACTGCAACCGCATGCCACGCCGCAACGTCAATCGCAACGCCGTCAATCGCAGCAACACCAATCGCAACGGCCTGCAAAGCTCACCCCGCAACCGCTGTTGCCAGCCGACCGCATCGACAAAGCGCGTGACATCATCGGCAATATCGAAAAGCACGAATTGAGCGACGAGCAGATCAGCGCGATCGCCGGCGCAGGTCACAACACCCTCGTGCTTGCGGGCGCGGGAACCGGCAAAACCACCACCATCATCGGATATATCGCATGGCTGCTCGCCACGAAGCGCGCCGCCCCCGAAGAGATTCTCGTATTGTCGTTCACCAAGGCGTCCGCGGGCGACATGTCGCAACGCATCATGGCAAGCACCGGCAAAACGATCCGCGCATGCACGTTCCACAGTCTCGGCCTGGAAATCTGCCGTGCGGCCACCATCGCCAACCGTCCCATCATCGACGGCCATGCGTCGAACGCCGTGGTACGAGACACGTTTGACCGGCTGCTCGCACAGAACATCCCCTACCGTCTGCTCGCATTCAAGCTCATGTCGAAGGAGCTGTTCGGCAAGTATGGCGCCGCCGCGAAACGTGAGGATTTCCAACTGCCGACGGATGATTACGCTTTCAACCAGTACAGGCAAAGCCTTGTCGAAAACGCGCAGACCATCATCCAGCACATGCGGCAGAACAATATCGGCATCGACGGCATGCGCGAGCTCAATGAGAGGCGCGGCGGCAAACATATCGGCCGTAATCGTGAGATGCTGCAGCTCGTCGAGCCGCTGTACAACGCGTATGTCGGCAATTTCCGCGCGACCCAGGGCATCGATTTTCCCGGTATGATCACCGACGCCATTCGCTGCGTAAGGCGCGGCGCGTACCGTCACCTGTACAAATACGTGCTCATCGACGAGTATCAGGACATGTCGCGGCCACGTTACGAGCTGATCCGCGCATTGCGTGAGCAGAGCGATTTCACGCTGTTCTGCGTGGGCGACGACTGGCAGTCGATCTACCGTTTCGCCGGCAGCGACATTCATCTGATTCTCGATTTCGCCGATATTTGGCGCGATTGGGGGCCGACACGCATGTTCCAGATCACGACGACGCGACGGTTCCGGCAGAGTCTTATCGATGCGAGCGGCGCGTTCGTCATGCAGGACAAAAGCCTGTACGCCAAGCAATTGCGCAATCCGAGCGACAAGAAGGATTATTCGCTGAAGGCGCTTGGCGGCGCAACGCAGGAGGAGCGCTTCGACGCGATCATCGAGCAGTTACGCAAGCTGCCGAAAACCGCGTCGGTACTTATGCTGGGACGTTACAAAAGCGATCTGAATCTGCTGTCACGCAACGATCGCGACGGATTGTTCCAGATTGACGAGCACACTGGTGGCATTGTGTTCCTTGAGAAGCCAAAGATGGATATCGAGTTCATGACCGCGCATAAATCCAAGGGTCTGCAACGCGACTTCGTTTTTCTGCTGTGCTGTTCCGGCGGTTTGAAAGGCTTCCCGAGCGCGATTCCGGAAGAGCCGCTGCTCGGCCTGCTACTGCCGGAAGTGGAACGCATGCCGCACGCGGAGGAACGCCGGCTGTTTTACGTGGCGATGACGCGTTGCAAAAAGAAGCTGTTTTTCGTGGTGGACCAGTCGCGTCCGTCACGTTTCATGTACGAATTGCACGACAAGATCTGCCCGAACATCTTCCGCGGCGTGAAGCTGCCACCGCAGTGCCCGAATTGCGGTGAGGCATTGCGATTGCGGCACACCGGCTCCGACCCGTCCCGCACGTTCTACGGTTGCACCGGCTTCCCGAATTGCCGGTTCACGCAGCAGTGCAAGTGAAAGAGTGAACGAACAAGACACATACTCCTTTTGTGTCGCACGATTCTATTTTTCGGCTCTTTTTTGGAATCGTGCGACAAACATTCGGCGACACATACCCCCAAACCACGTTTTCCAAGCCAAAAACACATGAAAGATACACTTAGAAGGTATTTGTGGGGTTCAATTTGTGTCACGATTCAAAATTTCACCCCAAAATCGGAATCGTGACACACGTATCACACTCCCTGTCGCATATTTCGCCGCGCATCTACTCAAATTGAGCAAGCAACGTTTATCCTGGAATCAACAGGATGGTGAGAATGGCAGAACGGAATAACTGGACGCGTGAACAAACCATGATGGCGTTCGCACTGTACCGAATCCTGCCCTCTGGAAAATGGGACCAGCATAATCTAACTATTCAGAAACTCGCAGACCATATCCATCGTTCGCCTTCAGCAGTTGTTTTCAAGCTCGGCAATCTAGCCTCCCTTGACGAGAACAGGATGACCAAAGGCCTAACCAACCACAGCAAATTAGACCAAAAAATATGGGACGAGTACGCGGAACGCGGCGATGCTCCGGTGTTCGAATCTGCCCAGCTGCTGGCATCGGCATTGAACGGCGCGGACGACCATCCCGACACGCACGCCGATTCCGTCGTGGAACAAATCGTCGCGCCACGAGTCGGCTACGACCGTCCGGCTGTGGTCACAGAACGAATCAACCAGCAGTATTTCCGCAACACGCTTGTCCACAACTACCGCGACCGTTGCTGCATCACAGGAATCGCGATCGACCCGCTGCTCATCGCCAGCCACATCAAACCATGGAAGGATTCGTCTCCAACGGAGAAAGTGGCCGCATCGAACGGCCTGTTGCTGAACGCGTTCCACGACAAGGCTTTCGACCAGGGTCTGATCACCCTCGACAACGATTTCGCGATTCATGTCTCGCCGCACGTCGAGCACACGGAGATCAATGACGAATGGCTGTACCGTTACGATGGACGGCGCATCTCCCTACCTGTCGTCTGCAGCCCATCCCGAGAATTCCTCGAATTCCATCGAGAGCATATTTATCAACTTTGATTCCGAAGCACCCCTACAATTAGCTATCACGGTAATCCCCGACGAGGAGGAATATGTCTAAAACAGCGAAATCAGTCAAAGCGATTTGCAGGAAATACGATAAGTTCCTATGCGTCGAATCCCCGGACTCAAATGCACTGCTTTTCCCATCGATTGCAGTTTCCAGCTTTCGCAAGCCCGATATAGAACAGGCGCTGGAAAAGCTTTTGGAAATCACAAATAATGACGAGCTCGCAATCAGCAGGCAGCTCGCCGAAGGACAAAGTACGAATCCACGTTATTATCTTTGCTATTGCGATTACGAAATCAACGTCCTTGCCAACGGACAGCGTGCCATCTGGCTCACTCAGCAAGAAATGGCATACCACAAGTGGATTCCGGAAGACCAGAAGATGGCAGACCTTGTCATGTCTCCGCTTTTCGAAAAAAGTCCCTATACAACGAAGACAGCAGTCCAACTACGGGCCAACGATGCGGTTGGCAGAACATTGGAAGAAATCGATTTCAACAACACCGAAAAACAAGGGAATAAAAGCTATCCAGGCAATGTAATTGAACATGTCTGGTTCGACCATCCCGCCGACAACATTTCTGCCCCCGATTTCCCCGAGGCTGAAGTCGAGCTTAAAGTCTCCCCAATCGATATCAAGAAAAGCAAGGATGGTCCTTCTTGCATTGCAGGAGAAAGGCTAGTACTCAATACCATCAATTACGCTAAAGAAAGCACTGCCGATTTCAGGACAAGTTCGTTTTGGAAGAAAAACAGATTCATTGAATTAATGCAGTATCTGCGTCGAATCGCCTCAGAAAAAGGGCAGTCTGAAGATAAGCGCAAATATAAGATCGAATATGCCCACCTTTTAGCTATGGACTGTTTTGCAGAACCCAATTTTCCGCAAAACAGTCTCCTGCCTCTCAGCGAAGCGACCATGCTCAGAATCGAACAGGATTGGAACACGATTCATCAGTTCATAGTCGAAAACCGGGCGGATGAACTGACCGAAGGTATGACCGATACCCTTGCAGCATGCACTAAAGGAGCGAATAACAAACAGAAAAGCAGGCAGAGCAATGGTGCAAGAGCAAAATCCAGAGCTTACTGTTTCAAACAAAGTTTCATGACGTCACTTTTACAAAACTATGCATCTGATGTCCACGAAACGACTTCTCTCATCAAAGATATAAAGCAGCTGCAAAACAGAAGCTGCGATAGCATTATTCTGGATTATTTCAACCCTTTTAAAGGAAAATCATTTACGGAAATCGCGGAACAATTCCATTTCACCATACCTAAAAACGCATCTCCTAAACAAACTAATTTCATGCTGGTTGAGCATATGCTTGGTTCAAATACCAGTATTTCCAAAGACCCCAATGATGATTACGTATCGTTTGACGCCGAAGAGCTTAAAGGCATTCGAGTCAAAACGCTGCCGCTTTTCCATGGAAAACCTTCCGAACAATTTAAGGTCCAATCCATTCCCGATTTCAACGATCTAATCAATCAAAAATGGGATACCGATAACTGCGCCCTGCATCAACTTCTGGAAACCACAAAATTCCTCGTCTTTGTTTTTGACAGCCAAAACCCCAATGAAAAAGACAAGAATCCAGAAAACATCTACTTTAAAGGTGCCGCATTTTGGTATATGCCGGCATCCGATATCGACATAGTCGAACAAGTCTGGAAGGAAGACGTTGAAAAACTCAGAAACGGAGTGACTCTTCGATACAAGGGCAATCGAGTTTACAATAACTTCGTCAAAAGCTCTGCACATCGCGTAATTCACATGCGTCCGGATGCACGCAAAGCACAGTACAACAAGCCGACGCTCCGTGCGCAAAATTCCCGTAAACTGCCCGCAAAAGCGCACTGGATAAATAGGCCTGCCGACCATGAACGCTATACGGAAGAATATATGACCAAACAGGCTTGGTGGATTAACGGAGCTTATCTCTATAGCCAAATAAAAGACAGACTATAAGCGTTTGACGGACACTGCCCTTGCATGGCAAAGTCCGCCAAACACCCGTTCCTACCGAGAACCATAAGCCCGGAAACCTTGGGATTCCAATCTTTCATTCGATTTCGACATTAACCGTCTTTGCATGGGCTTTCGCTATGCTACGTCGCTCATTTTCGATAATAGATCGAACGTCCGCAAGCAAATCATCTGTCACCTCAGGCTTCAGGACATCACCATCGATGGCTTCACGCATCCTTCGTTCTTTGTATTTCAAACGTTTGTATACCCGGCTATCGATAAAACCATATTCCGTCGGATCATTAATGGTTTCCATGATGTGATAGCGCGTATATTGACCATCCGGTAAACCCAAACGATGGATACGATCTCTCGACTGCAACATATACGTCAGATTGAAATTAAATTCAAAATAAACGGCATCATGCACAACATCTTGCAACGAAACCGATTCGCCCAACGTCTGAGGATTGGATACAAGCACCGCAGGCCCATTCGGGTTACGGAAATCAGCAATAAAATCTTTACGGACATCCACTGGAGTCTCGCCATAAATCAAACGATTATCTATATCGGAATCATCGAGACGCGAGGAAATCTTTTGCAAAGTATTGACGAACAACCCCCAAACAATAACCTTCTTACCCTGATTTACAAGATCTCGAATCAGCTTCAGTCCTTCTTCGAACTTCGGCGATTTCATATTATCCAAATCAAAATCTTCATAACACTTATTCGAAAGAATCGGAGTGACGGCCGTTTCTTCATGCATTAATGCCCGATTGAAGGTCTTCTCATCTATTTCTTCAGAATACTCTCCATTGGATTCCAAACCCAGAGTTCGGAAATCAATCTTCTCTTTCAGTAAAGAAGGATTTGTTGATGCTTGCATAAGCCTAATCAACTTTGCCAAACTGGATTTTTCCTGCGTCCAAATCGCGAGCGCCAACTCAAGTTGTCCAGATGAAGCGGGAGCTTCAATAATGTCATCAGGGTCAGCGGGCGGTACCCCAAGTTGGCCCTTATTCGTTCTCCAGAAGAATGGGTACAGCTTTTCATTAATCCGATCGACTAAATACTGATTTGCTTTCGATAATTCAGGAACGTCCCAGCCAAAGAAAACCGGATATTCTTTTTTGTACAAAAGATGCAAGAAGTTATAGATATCACAATACGAATTAGGAATAGGCGTACCTGTCAATACATATCGGAAAAATGCTTTATCGCACAAATCCATGGCGGCAGTTGCTCTAGTTGCATTAACGCCTTTAATCCTATGGACCTCGTCAAAAACAATCATTGTTTGCCCATCAATCAAATCGATAAGCTGGTCATGGTATTTCGGGAGGGATTCATAATTGACAAGGACCAAATTCGAAACCGCCCATCGTCTACGTAAATCGCCGTCAAAATTTCCATCCTGAACATCAACGACTCGCAGCTTTTTCTTAGGACCAAAGGTCTTTTGAAATTCGCTTTTCCAGGATTCGAAGGCGTTGATTGGAGAAACCACCAAAATCCTGCTAACGAATTCACCAAACTTAGCCTTACCGCTATTGAGATAAGCGAATACGCCCAAGACCATTGCCGTTTTACCGGCGCCGGGAACCGAAAAATTAGCTGCTCGTGCCATCTTGTACATATAGAAAGCCGACTGCAAATGCAAAGTCTTCAATGGACGACTTACTGATTCTGAAATAACATTACGGAAAAGTGCGAACTCATCTTCGAATCGATTAACATTTTCCTTAAGAGCAACGCCCATGTATCGATACTGTTCAATTGAATATCGTTGCTGTTTCAAATCTTGTTCTATGCGCGGATCAATCCAGAAGGCAACTTTGCCTTCCGCTCTTTTCCGAGTTTTCTCTAGACATTGTTCAACCACAGCATAGGGAAGATCATCAAGCATTTGATGCGAATGCTCTTTAAAATATTTCCCTCCCCAATCTCCTCCTATTCTCAAATGTCTGTCTCGTTCGGATCTCTGCTCTTCTGTGGTATCAATGAACCAGACGTCTCCGTCCTTATAGATAAAAGCCCATCCCTCAAAACCTTCAGGCAACTGCGAATCTTCCTTCTGATCAACCATGCCGGGACAATCCTCCATTCCCTGATATTGAGCGAGTTGTTCATATACCAAATCACTCACGTCTTCGGTAATCACCCCATCTTCGCGAGAAGACCATAGCCGACCAAACCGATCAACCTCCGCTTGCAGACGCTGCCTGACACGACTGCTCTCATCCCAACTTACATCCACAATAATCGACTCATAATTCGAACTGAGTCCGCCTGTCGATTCATTCGCGGATCCCGAAAAAAGAACTTTATTTCCTTCCGAATCCTCCAGTAACCCGAATTTGTCGTGGAAGATTCCTTTGCCCTCCTTCAAAAAGGCAATTTTCACATCCGCTTTTTCTTCTGCAATCAGTTTTGCCAACAACCCTAAATGCTTTTGATCAATATCATCGGCATCCTGACATTGCAGTTTTTCCCTAAGACGATTACGCCACTCATATCCTTGTTTTATTTCATCAAAATCGGTCTCGCTGATGTGACTGGATAGCAACAGCTGATAACGACCATCATTACAAGCCAATTGCTCCAGCCCGGCGGCAAGTAGCTGAATCCCTTTAAGAGAAAAATATGCCGATACCCTGCAATATCGTTTCGCCTCAGACAACGTTGGAATCAGAAAAGAGTCAACCACCTGTTGATCCGTTGTCTGATACTGCGTATCAATTTTCAGAGACAAGAAGCTCATAGCAGATTACCCGTCTGAGATAAAACATCATAATCCTTACGAACGATCATTCCGATTTTCTCCAAATCCGCAGCCACGTCCTTGGATTGCTCCACCGTAAGGTTTTCCAAAGTAGCAGTATCAATGCTTTCAAGCGATTCCACACACGCACTTACAGTTTCGACTACTTTTTGAAGCTCGCCTCTGTACTCGTTCATCTTTCCCAAACGTCGACTAGACCGCATAAAATCATTCGACGCAGCCTTAATCCCTTCGCTCGAATTCAGAATCTGCGAAATCTGAGATGCATCAGAGACAGGTGTATCCTGGAAAGCATCATATATCGTGTCAACATTGTCTTCCGTAAGACAAACCCAATCATCCTTCTTGGAAACCATGGATTGAAGCTCTTTACGAATAAGACGTGTGATATCTCCACCCTCATTCGCATCCGTCCCAGAATAATGCATCGACAGCAAAGCGAAAACCGCACTCTTGACTTCCCCATCGTCAAGTAGCTTATTTTTGTCGAGAACCCTTCTCACCTCATTCATCGGTCCGTCAAGCCGAAGCTCTTTGGCAATGTAATAAGCGTCCCTCGGAGCACCAATAAATTCAAGATACGAAGAAATCAGCTTCGCTTCCTTAATATCGTTGTTTATTCCCCTTGCTCGTTCTTTGCCGATACTTTTCGCATACTCCTGAGGAGTCATTATTTTTTCGACGTAAACGGTGTTATACACATCGAAAATTCGATCGATCGGATCATAGTCCTGTCGGTCTTCTTTTCCCATCTGCAAATCAAGCTCAAGCTGCTTGATTGTTTTTTTATCAACAGAATTGGTGATATCAAAATCAAGAATCGCAGCTTCAAAGTATTGTTCTATGCCTTTGCTCTTTTGAATTCGGCGCAATGCCGTAAACCGGCGATTGCCATCAATCACACGGCCGTCATCCAGCACGACACCAGGCTCCTCTTGACCTCTATCTGAAATCGATTCCTGGGTCGCCTTCATGCGCTGTTCATTCGATTTAAAGATAAAACTCTCAAACAAATCGTTATACTCAGGATTTTCATCATCCAAGGCGGGGTTCAAGACCACCTCTGGATGCCCACTAACGTATTTTTGAAGAGCTGTACTAATTCGCCCATTTTGATTGTTGTAATAAAGGTATTTAAGGGGAATACGATATATGGCCTCAAGCCGCTGCACTCCATCTATCGTGTACTTACGTCTCGCGTCGGTCAATTTAATCAGTCCATCAGCAGCGAGCTTCTTCAACGAAATCATCGCAGGCCTTTCCCTTTTTCCAATACTTTTTTCCTATTGCTTTCGCAAAGCAAGCCATAAATATTCAATCAAATATACTATGGCCAAGAATTTGATAGAGGAATATCATCAAATACTCGAATCATGACTAGCACGAATGTCTTCAAGACAATGCTTCGCCTGCTTGCACCAATTTCATTTCACATTGCCGTTCACTTTTTGATTCTCACGAATCAGTTCGGCCACATAATGTCGATCGAGCCAGAAGCATTGCTTGGTAATCGATTCGCCATTAGGCAGACGCGCCACGTCATCGCTGTTCTGCCCTTTCGGCCTTAAATGGCAGACTCCGTTGAAGCTCGCTCCAGGAAGTAAATTGGTTCCTCGTCCGTAATGTACCGACCCACCGCTCAGCATCAATTCATGCAGCCGCTCCCAGACCGGACGGACATACTGTTCGATATCCTTTTC encodes:
- a CDS encoding very short patch repair endonuclease — encoded protein: MSHIRGKDTSIERMVRSFLFAKGLRFRKNDKRYPGHPDVVLPKYRTIIFVNGCFWHMHEGCPKATRVPKSNVEFWTAKLLRNHERDARQRAELEADGWKVIVVWECELGKKVRDERLERLYREIVDDSGKADDSGE
- a CDS encoding HNH endonuclease encodes the protein MAERNNWTREQTMMAFALYRILPSGKWDQHNLTIQKLADHIHRSPSAVVFKLGNLASLDENRMTKGLTNHSKLDQKIWDEYAERGDAPVFESAQLLASALNGADDHPDTHADSVVEQIVAPRVGYDRPAVVTERINQQYFRNTLVHNYRDRCCITGIAIDPLLIASHIKPWKDSSPTEKVAASNGLLLNAFHDKAFDQGLITLDNDFAIHVSPHVEHTEINDEWLYRYDGRRISLPVVCSPSREFLEFHREHIYQL
- a CDS encoding aminotransferase class I/II-fold pyridoxal phosphate-dependent enzyme, yielding MENVENGVQPQLSKRAQIANPFRAMVFGAMADEMIANGTDVVKLSLGEPDFGAPPAVRDAMREQYDGRPLPYTAAMGLPELRQAISDFYKERHHVDVDPKRIAITAGGSTALLLSAALTVNDDDEVLIADPSYPCNRELVRAFGGKVVDVPASAATRFHLTPELCKEYWTDRTKAVMITSPSNPTGTTIAFDTLKAVCDLARERGAWRIVDETYLDLADREPDGSDVKSVLACDPDAIVCSSFSKFFGMTGWRLGWMVVPEYALEAMDDLATNFFLCAHTPTQHAALACFTPETLAVCEERRQELLERRRIVVDGLAEIGLPLEVEPNGAFYAYFNISGTGLDAWTFCERALKEAHIALTPGRDFGEATADTHVRLSYAASREALREGLKRLGDFVAKVRG
- a CDS encoding UvrD-helicase domain-containing protein: MELLRMLKYVLGTEDETQQPRQTQSSAKNANNAKPARTGQTKQTGQVARRVTQPQLQPHATPQRQSQRRQSQQHQSQRPAKLTPQPLLPADRIDKARDIIGNIEKHELSDEQISAIAGAGHNTLVLAGAGTGKTTTIIGYIAWLLATKRAAPEEILVLSFTKASAGDMSQRIMASTGKTIRACTFHSLGLEICRAATIANRPIIDGHASNAVVRDTFDRLLAQNIPYRLLAFKLMSKELFGKYGAAAKREDFQLPTDDYAFNQYRQSLVENAQTIIQHMRQNNIGIDGMRELNERRGGKHIGRNREMLQLVEPLYNAYVGNFRATQGIDFPGMITDAIRCVRRGAYRHLYKYVLIDEYQDMSRPRYELIRALREQSDFTLFCVGDDWQSIYRFAGSDIHLILDFADIWRDWGPTRMFQITTTRRFRQSLIDASGAFVMQDKSLYAKQLRNPSDKKDYSLKALGGATQEERFDAIIEQLRKLPKTASVLMLGRYKSDLNLLSRNDRDGLFQIDEHTGGIVFLEKPKMDIEFMTAHKSKGLQRDFVFLLCCSGGLKGFPSAIPEEPLLGLLLPEVERMPHAEERRLFYVAMTRCKKKLFFVVDQSRPSRFMYELHDKICPNIFRGVKLPPQCPNCGEALRLRHTGSDPSRTFYGCTGFPNCRFTQQCK
- a CDS encoding Gfo/Idh/MocA family protein, with the translated sequence MAQINVAILGAGRIAQSMAETLVKMAADDRYRDLVAPYAVAARDGERAAAFAAKYGFPVSYGSYEELVADPNVNLVYIATPHNFHAEQAILCMRAGKGVLVEKAFGANTQQAREILDVSDETGMLCTEAIWTRYMPSRGMIDDIIASGVIGEVQAIDANLCYPTTAKARITDPALAGGALLDVGVYPINFIDMIMHNAPIARVESSMQPYETGVDAHNSMTFYYQNGVMATAQSSILCHSDRMGAVWGTEGYLTCQNINNVEAIDMFDGSHAVTAHYDVPEQLTGYEYEVASTAQAMLDGRTECDEMPHSDTLRIMECMDSLRADWGLKYPFEA
- a CDS encoding Ppx/GppA phosphatase family protein — translated: MVTLHSHATRLGVLDIGSNTVHMLIVDAAPGARPEPEASTKSTIRLMQYLKDDGSIKKAGIEALLSAVEKAMKLAEEYEITQLLVLATSALREAPNGGKILRKIEEAIGQPVTVLSGVDEARLTFLAARRWYGWDAGRLLVIDIGGGSLEVAMGSDEDPTVALSVPAGAGRVTREFLPESGVADDDNLEAARKNIRKILEPMVKAFPKSKHPMHAVGTSKTIRSLARLAGAVMRQPGRVDTSIMTIDQLEDWLPRLAAIAPDQRTALPGVTPERTYQIVGGGLVIDEIMKALDVKEIEICPWALREGAILRWLDQFGRTRLGF